One Cyprinus carpio isolate SPL01 chromosome A16, ASM1834038v1, whole genome shotgun sequence genomic region harbors:
- the LOC109073027 gene encoding ictacalcin-like, with amino-acid sequence MSQIQQGMALLIAAFHKYSGKEGDKTTLSKGELKDMLTAELSDILGKSSDKAALDKIFKDLDANADGTVDFQEYITLVACITMLCNEFFTKK; translated from the exons ATGTCAC AAATCCAACAAGGAATGGCTTTGCTGATTGCAGCCTTTCACAAATACTCAGGAAAGGAGGGAGACAAGACCACCCTGAGCAAAGGCGAGCTCAAGGACATGCTCACAGCAGAGCTAAGCGACATCCTTGGG AAATCCAGTGACAAGGCAGCTCTGGACAAGATTTTTAAGGATCTGGATGCAAATGCAGATGGCACTGTGGACTTCCAGGAGTACATCACCTTGGTCGCCTGCATCACTATGCTTTGCAAtgagtttttcacaaaaaaataa
- the LOC109073028 gene encoding ictacalcin-like: MSKIQQGMALLIAAFYKYSGKEGDKTTLSKGELKDMLTAELGDILGKSSDKAAVDQIFKDLDANADGTVDFKEYVNLVACITMLCNEFFTKK; this comes from the exons ATGTCAA AAATCCAACAAGGAATGGCTTTGCTGATTGCAGCCTTTTACAAATACTCAGGAAAGGAGGGAGACAAGACCACCCTGAGCAAAGGCGAGCTCAAGGACATGCTCACAGCAGAGCTGGGCGACATCCTTGGG AAATCCAGTGACAAGGCAGCTGTGGACCAGATTTTTAAGGATCTGGATGCAAATGCAGATGGCACTGTGGACTTCAAGGAGTACGTCAACTTGGTCGCCTGCATCACTATGCTTTGCAAtgagtttttcacaaaaaaatga